The following are from one region of the Entelurus aequoreus isolate RoL-2023_Sb linkage group LG17, RoL_Eaeq_v1.1, whole genome shotgun sequence genome:
- the golm1 gene encoding Golgi membrane protein 1 yields MGGLVNGRRGGRSPPLVIGALIACIIVLGFNYWVSSSRTLELQTKMYELEGQVRRGAAERGASELKKNEYQEEIQRQKDQISHIESLYKKQLEGVQNTCSQNMGILQQNISSSTKTIQELQGQLNQMNDDVGKLQKELQGCQGNINTLNNKLTYDMTHCNSQVLSQRELCDERVEAAKMEVQKKMEKLLLLPAVPQGKAENGGVKEEAVAVTMNTATNSSDMPSPSVTKGNELPSLQTNEIFKEDNVLDLPPAKDIPLSDTTKDATAVKQHPPAEGALVTEKGQTSKALAKNQTEVEVIDAHTEEADPGMEGMLIGPGKEDAVGHRGDETEDYDQAGGVDLEKREQPIRDKAIDKVMEEELADYNGDDDNEGEFEADKEAELAQV; encoded by the exons ATGGGTGGCCTGGTCAACGGGCGGCGTGGAGGAAGATCTCCGCCTTTAGTGATAGGCGCCCTCATTGCCTGCATCATCGTTCTGGGCTTCAACTACTGGGTGTCCAGCTCCCGCACCTTGGAACTACAG ACTAAGATGTACGAGCTGGAGGGCCAAGTGCGTCGCGGGGCTGCAGAGCGCGGTGCGTCTGAGTTGAAGAAGAACGAGTACCAGGAGGAGATCCAGCGGCAGAAAGATCAGATCAGTCATATCGAAAGTCTCTataagaagcagctggaaggagtgcAGAACACCTGCAGCCAGAATATG GGAATACTGCAGCAAAACATCTCATCCAGCACAAAAACCATACAAGAACTTCAAG GACAGTTAAATCAGATGAACGACGACGTGGGGAAGCTTCAGAAGGAGCTGCAGGGTTGCCAAGGGAACATCAACACGCTCAACAACAAACTCACTTACGACAT gacacattgtaactcgCAGGTCCTCTCTCAGAGGGAGCTATGTGACGAGAGAGTGGAGGCTGCCAAAATGGAAGTTCAGAAGAAGATGGAGAAGCTGCTCCTCCTCCCTGCTGTCCCACAG GGGAAGGCAGAAAATGGCGGCGTAAAAGAGGAGGCAGTGGCGGTGACGATGAATACAGCGACCAATTCGAGCGACATGCCCAGTCCCTCTGTGACTAAAGGAAATGAACTTCCTTCACTACAGACCAATGAGATCTTCAAGGAAG ACAATGTATTGGACCTGCCCCCTGCTAAGGACATCCCCCTGTCGGACACCACAAAAGACGCCACGGCCGTCAAGCAGCACCCGCCAGCAGAGGGAGCCCTGGTGACGGAGAAGGGTCAGACAAGTAAAGCGCTGGCCAAGAATCAGACTGAGGTGGAGGTGATCGACGCCCACACAGAAG AAGCAGACCCGGGAATGGAAGGCATGCTGATCGGCCCGGGGAAAGAGGACGCCGTCGGTCATAGAGGGGACGAGACAGAGGATTACGACCAGGCTGGCGGCGTGGATTTGGAGAAACGAGAGCAGCCCATACGGGATAAAGCTATAG ACAAGGTGATGGAGGAGGAGCTGGCTGATTATAACGGCGATGACGACAACGAGGGCGAGTTTGAGGCTGACAAAGAAGCTGAACTTGCTCAAGTCTAA